One genomic segment of Gopherus flavomarginatus isolate rGopFla2 chromosome 11, rGopFla2.mat.asm, whole genome shotgun sequence includes these proteins:
- the LOC127030967 gene encoding olfactory receptor 10A4-like codes for MWKSNQTCVTDIVFLGFSDFQALQVLLFVVVFTFYMVALLGNSLIVIVTVTDWAFCTLMYFFLRNLSFLEIGYTSVVIPKMLLNLLSETQTISFAGCSTQMYFFILFSITECCLLSVMAYDRYVAICHPLKYTFVMSQRVYAQMAAGSWTIGTLVAFCQTASIFTLPFCGSNTTNHFFCDVLPVLRLATTDTRKNEAAVAIVTVVFIFIPFLLILLSYILILSAILRMPSAAGQRKAFSTCSSHLIVVSLFYGTVTFIYVRPKSVYSLGSDRLLSLLYTVVTPMFNPIVYSLRNKEVRRALRKSIVRQTSFLIWCG; via the coding sequence ATGTGGAAAAGCAACCAGACCTGTGTGACAGATATCGTGTTCCTGGGGTTCTCAGAtttccaggcactgcaagtcctgctCTTTGTGGTGGTATTCACCTTCTACATGGTGGCCCTGCTGGGTAACTCTCTGATAGTTATTGTCACAGTGACAGATTGGGCTTTTTGCACCCTgatgtatttcttcctcaggaACTTGTCCTTCTTGGAAATTGGCTATACCTCGGTTGTGATCCCCAAGATGCTGCTGAACCTACTGTCAGAGACCCAGACCATCTCCTTTGCGGGCTGCAGCACTCAGATGTACTTCTTCATTCTCTTCAGCATCACAGAGTGCTGCCTGCTTTCCGTTATGGCGTATGACCGCTACGTGGCCATATGCCACCCCCTGAAATACACCTTTGTTATGAGCCAGAGAGTCTACGCTCAGATGGCAGCTGGTTCCTGGACCATTGGTACCTTGGTGGCTTTCTGTCAAACAGCTTCAATATTTACTCTGCCTTTCTGTGGGTCTAATACTaccaaccatttcttctgtgacgtTCTCCCTGTGCTCAGACTGGCCACCACAGACACCCGCAAGAATGAAGCTGCTGTTGCCATAGTGACAGTGGTCTTTATCTTCATCCCATTTTTGCTCATTCTCTTGTCCTACATCCTCATCCTCTCTGCCATCCTGAGGATGCCCTCAGCTGCGGGCCAGcgcaaagccttctccacctgctcctcacacCTCATTGTGGTTTCTCTCTTCTATGGGACTGTCACGTTCATCTATGTGAGGCCCAAGTCAGTCTATTCTCTGGGTAGTGACAGACTGCTCTCTCTGCTCTACACGGTGGTGACGCCCATGTTCAACCCCATTGTTTACAGTCTAAGGAACAAGGAGGTGAGGAGAGCACTCAGAAAGTCAATAGTAAGACAGACTTCCTTCCTCATATGGTGTGGGTGA
- the LOC127031140 gene encoding olfactory receptor 10AG1-like, which translates to MPCPLPLASFRIQCTHPMASGNHTTTPGFILLGFSNLTNLQGLLFVVFLVIYMVILLGNGVIVLVTVLDSALQTPMYFFLRNLSFVEICYSSVILPKMAASCLAEDGSISFIGCAAQTYFFLLLAGTECFLLTAMAYDRYVAICNPLHYTHIMNREFCATMVSGSWLVSILLHFGQTYSVFSLPFCGSHEINHIFCDVPPVLELSCVDTYRNKMVILMAVLLFLIIPFFLIVISYIKIARTILKMPSALGRHKAFSTCSSHLTVVTLFYGSAMTVYLEPKSKESVDTDKLLSLFYTIVTPMFNPFIYCLRNKEVKAALRKLVGRK; encoded by the coding sequence ATGCCTTGTCCTTTGCCTTTAGCATCTTTCAGGATTCAATGCACTCATCCAATGGCGAGTGGAAATCACACCACAACACCTGGCTTCATCCTCTTGGGCTTCTCCAACCTCACAAACCTGCAGGGTTTGCTTTTTGTGGTCTTCCTGGTCATCTACATGGTGATCCTGCTCGGGAATGGTGTCATTGTCTTGGTCACAGTGCTGGACTCTGCCCTTCAaacccccatgtatttcttcctcaggaACTTGTCCTTTGTGGAGATCTGCTACTCCTCTGTCATCCTGCCCAAGATGGCGGCTAGTTGCCTGGCAGAGGATGGAAGTATCTCATTCATCGGCTGTGCTGCCCAGACGTATTTCTTCCTTTTACTAGCTGGCACAGAGTGTTTTCTTCTGACAGCCATGGCCTATGACCGTTACGTGGCCATATGTAACCCCCTGCATTACACACACATTATGAACAGGGAGTTTTGTGCTACAATGGTATCTGGGTCCTGGCTTGTCAGCATCCTGCTACATTTTGGGCAGACGTATTCGGTGTTTTCTTTGCCCTTCTGTGGGTCTCATGAAATTAACCATATCTTCTGTGATGTCCCCCCTGTGCTGGAGCTGTCCTGCGTGGACACCTACAGGAATAAAATGGTTATCCTCATGGCAGTCCTGCTATTCCTAATCATCCCCTTTTTCTTGATAGTTATTTCTTATATTAAAATCGCCAGGACAATTTTGAAGATGCCGTCAGCCCTGGGCCGGCAcaaggccttctccacctgctcctcacacCTCACTGTGGTAACTCTGTTCTATGGCTCTGCCATGACTGTGTATTTAGAACCAAAGTCAAAGGAGTCAGTGGACACCGACAAACTGCTCTCACTGTTCTACACCATTGTAACTCCAATGTTCAACCCCTTCATATATTGTCTGAGGAACAAGGAAGTGAAAGCTGCCCTAAGGAAATTAGTAGGGAGAAAATGA